Genomic window (Marmota flaviventris isolate mMarFla1 chromosome X, mMarFla1.hap1, whole genome shotgun sequence):
aaaaactgtgccattggggggacaaagagatggggtgggtgaggaataattttttactgttgagcaatttccaaaggaagtaactccaacatcaatatcataggtattattctgcatcacgcctaaaagacatgatgtaaaagtgcctataggctgtattttaaaaggaaatccaggttggcatgtattatcattgtctatgatagaattaataggaactgccataggcatgattgcccctgttgtcatgcaaagccagcaatcaccagcaagggtggggttggaattattaagcaaggagaaggtagtttccaaaatatctaatgtattggtatctaaatctgggagctgggatttaggcagcattaagggatgatatgtgagctcagggatttggggtttcaaaagtttgattatctgaagatgcttgacagcatcagtgggtcctccaccatcagagacccctgtaggggccttaatgggccagcaggagggtttaccaacagtgccttggcacccagctgactgtaacttggtatatatgccttctcctccccgatcaaagaggaggggggtataatgaatagtggtcccctctgctgcatgagttttagttagggtggcttcaaaaaattgttctccctgcttgttaacacaaattgaggctgacgcataacaagagacatgcatcgcctgggtatgcatacaagttgcagaacaattttggagagctttacttgtactggggggaataatctttggcttaTTAATACATACCCATTCAGGCTGATGAAATCCTCCGAGTTGATGGTCAACCTCAGCAcggaggtaagccaccttagtcaagcagtcagcagtctgggtccaactagtgggagcctgagtccaagatcctcccctgcattcgcagggggggccaaaaaggtactccctgatgttggaaggtggagggctaaggcctccgtatacaaacctgttcagcagaagtgccttaagcaggatcctcacacagattgttggctgcatctgaaaaagaggaaaatttgtcctcagggggagggcctccgtccctgggttgaggtaagtcattaacctgtttaaccaggcgttctggtaaccatcttggggctgcttgctcttggtccaaaacacaagctgagcctcgtccccagatgaggacaggatctgggcctttccatttatttgtaaggggatcaCGCCACATTacaggtgggcgaacagaattggacgagggatgccagtgtctgtctgcagccgaatggccttcactgtctagggtaagaaaattaagggcaaataatgcatggttaaggcgatcccaaaatctctgtattttagaatattatcctttaaataggtatctcttaattgtctttaaaaaatatgattaaggttatttcctgtgtagggagcagtatataaatcttactgtattttttatggacaatagatctagtcagagaacttatataatatcaatgaattttttttaagtttgtaacctttattgtttaaaattaacatataactttaatttggagaaccttaATCTTGATAAAAtgttgtgtttggttttttttttttaattttatgattatctaacaaacaaaatatgtaaaaattagtatcacagtgtcttagaatcaattaattttagtctctaagggcaattgttaaaatcggatttaagttagtagttcaatatacttaaatgtttaatcaacaatgtgaatttatttaccaaaattaatctttgtcttaaacagtaagaattattaggcaataaggatctttctttaaagaaataaacttacattttaataggtgcttatcatgtcaaaatatggacaaaatcttagctcacattagtatagttaaactaggaaaaatagcctgaaatacccttaaattaattatagtcagtgtagtatatataaatctcttttttaatctttctaactttttacatcatccgtttagataacaatataaaaatcttttttacttaggaaaatacttttatcattgaaatatgaatataaagaccttgttttacccaaagatgatttctttctttttaggatccatgtgtgctttttctttgttgaagcatccttttcttttagaaatttttttttttttgttatacttggaacaatttctgaaaaccttagaatctataaacaaattattgtactttgatgagaaatatcaatgaaaatatagttaaaatccttagatattttgtagacataattataattatcatcttatgagtttgaacagtaacttgaagattgtattttcacttaaaagcaaatttatagtaaacacatttatctcaaatatctgtaactgaaaaggcagagtatctgataaatgtaatacaaaacataaattatgggttttctgttgaagaaaaacaattaggcaaatatatattaactaatcaattaggcatgtgctaattattttatagattaacaaat
Coding sequences:
- the LOC139703279 gene encoding syncytin-1-like — translated: MQPTICVRILLKALLLNRFVYGGLSPPPSNIREYLFGPPCECRGGSWTQAPTSWTQTADCLTKVAYLRAEVDHQLGGFHQPEWVCINKPKIIPPSTSKALQNCSATCMHTQAMHVSCYASASICVNKQGEQFFEATLTKTHAAEGTTIHYTPLLFDRGGEGIYTKLQSAGCQGTVGKPSCWPIKAPTGVSDGGGPTDAVKHLQIIKLLKPQIPELTYHPLMLPKSQLPDLDTNTLDILETTFSLLNNSNPTLAGDCWLCMTTGAIMPMAVPINSIIDNDNTCQPGFPFKIQPIGTFTSCLLGVMQNNTYDIDVGVTSFGNCSTVKNYSSPTPSLCPPNGTVFMCGGNSAFPRLPANWTSGCVLALLLPDITIVPGDEPLPIPSLDTLVKRHRRAIQALPLLASLGITAAVGTGTAGLGTAIHSYRRLSQQLIDDVQTLSGTIKDLQGQIDSLAEVVLQNRRGLDLLTANRGGICLALGERCCFYANKSGIVRTKIKQLQEDLEKRRRELFENPLWTGLNGFLPYLLPLLGPLLGLLLMVSIGPCIINRLAQFIKEQINILASKPIQVHYHRLEMEDRAANI